In Tripterygium wilfordii isolate XIE 37 chromosome 17, ASM1340144v1, whole genome shotgun sequence, the genomic window AGGATGCCTCTTCGTCAGACTGAGAGCATGGACCAGCGACAGAGTCAACAAAAAACTCCTCCACTGAAAAATAACACAAACCACTTCAGTTCATATATGCAATCAATCAATGGTATAAACATGTACAATGTAGGGAATCTCCGGTACAAAAGGTGGAGCAAATTCAGATAGGAAATGTGAAGAAGAGAACAGGGAGACCCACAAAAATAAGGATGGAAAGATATGATGGAGAAAAGATAGTCAATCAATGATATAGCTCGTGATATATATGCTTCTCATAAAAAAATCAACTGTCAAGTGGGAAAGTTAAATTATAGATCCACGTTACCTATGTCATCTGGCTCTGGAGAATCGAGTAAGATTTCTGAATCTGAGGGCAGAAATGGAGAACCAGGATCGTTTCCAAGGGCCTCTAAATCTGTTTAGACAGAAACAATTCCAAGGCAGAACAATCAGCGCTTCATTAGAAATATATCTAGtaagaaaagcataaaatatATGGAGTCCGTCTTGACAGAACTGCAATGAAACAGAAGTATGCACCTTTCATATCAAGATCTAGATGTGGTAAGAACTAATGCAAGTAGTACATTAGAGAATTTACAAGCATTGCAAGAGTTTTTACGAATTTACAAGCAGCAGGGAGTGGCGAAGCTGCTGACTCGCAACACAATTTCTATCGAAACATCTGATCAAACTGCTGTATAAGAATAAAGTTAGCCACAACTTACACCCCAAATTTGACAAATCTGCAGTCAGATCTGAGAGGCTGAAATTCCACTGAATTTGATCCAATGATCTGAGGAAATCTCTGGAGTTTCCAGCCCCACCGTCAGGTCCAAGCTGCAATCCTACTGAACTTGCCACATCTGATGTGAATATTGTATCTAGAGCAGAAGTGTCAACTCTCATTCCCGACATGTCTGATGCAGTGAAAGGGAAATGACCACCAGATGCGGCAGACGTAGGACTCACAGACATTTCTGACATAACATTGCTAGGAGAAATAACAGGAGCTATCTCAGCTGCACTTGTATCCATCATCATCCTATAAGAAAAGAAGCAGATGCCATTAGCATGTTTTTGAGAAACAAttattgaaaaaggaaaatcgGATCGATATTAAAACTTAAACCTCATTTAAATGGTGGAACAACCTAAGTCATTAGAACATACTGTGGGCAAAGAAATAAAGTATATTTTAAGGAAAGGACAACAGAAACAAGTCTACGCTTATcagaaagaaaatattaattgaGCTCCAAGAAAACAGAAAGGATATAGTAATTAACAGGAGTATTGTTGAGTGCTATAATCTTGGGCAATAAATACATTTGAAGCATGACCATAAACCATAACAATAGCATAGAATGTGGATATATCCTTGGAAAGCACCAATATCAGTTcaacaaaaaaactaaaaaatcatGTATcgataaaacaaacaaaaagatcaAATGCATGGAATGAACTGAAAGGGGGCAATGAAAGTGGATGTACGAATGATGTGCATGCAATTAACAATTACAAGTCAACTGAATCAAAGAATCAAAAGTTCTCACTCATTCTCAGAATTCATCCGAATGGGTTGAAAATTGCCCGGTGCAGGAACCCCATTAACCACATGACAGCTTGATATTTCACAGCTCGTGGAATCAATATGGGGTTGGCCTGGAGCTGGAATTGGAGGTTGTCGTAGAACAGGGTAACCCATAGGCATGTTGTTAACTGCGCTGCAAACTAGTGGGATTGAATAATAATGAAAGGCACATAAAAGTTTCAAATCATCCCACAACCATCAACACTTGGAGGAACCATCAACCACAACATACTGTCAATTGATACCAAGACTTTGAACAGAAGGATAAAAAATCCACAACTCTATGTCAAAGAAagcaatgaacaaaaatattCAAGAAATTTCTGCATGACAGGTTAGAAATGGCAAACTTACATGTGTCTATGGGTCACTTACGATAATGTTAATGACATCTAGCATACTACTTGCTTTCTATATGTTAAAATTAACACTAACCATTGGATTCTCATAGAAAATCTGTAAAAAAGAACTCAAAAACATTCGTCACTCTACTTCTAATAAACTTACAGGGCATGGGATGAATCCCATTTT contains:
- the LOC119982716 gene encoding uncharacterized protein LOC119982716 isoform X6; protein product: MTTFQNTQEIQSSTEVSHESQSEQQNNHSEEPPLADSGSVSASSNDNRKVSHQDIEIVQNLIERCLQLYMNRDEVVKTLLTRARIDPGFTTLVWQKLEEENADFFQAYYIRLKLKKQILLFNHLLEHQFHLMKFPVPPKVPLAPIQNGIHPMPFCSAVNNMPMGYPVLRQPPIPAPGQPHIDSTSCEISSCHVVNGVPAPGNFQPIRMNSENEMMMDTSAAEIAPVISPSNVMSEMSVSPTSAASGGHFPFTASDMSGMRVDTSALDTIFTSDVASSVGLQLGPDGGAGNSRDFLRSLDQIQWNFSLSDLTADLSNLGYLEALGNDPGSPFLPSDSEILLDSPEPDDIVEEFFVDSVAGPCSQSDEEAS
- the LOC119982716 gene encoding uncharacterized protein LOC119982716 isoform X5, with product MSIWPRLNRLNYRTAATELQPWNIQVKQGDANSNLAGMTTFQNTQEIQSSTEVSHESQSEQQNNHSEEPPLADSGSVSASSNDNRKVSHQDIEIVQNLIERCLQLYMNRDEVVKTLLTRARIDPGFTTLVNNMPMGYPVLRQPPIPAPGQPHIDSTSCEISSCHVVNGVPAPGNFQPIRMNSENEMMMDTSAAEIAPVISPSNVMSEMSVSPTSAASGGHFPFTASDMSGMRVDTSALDTIFTSDVASSVGLQLGPDGGAGNSRDFLRSLDQIQWNFSLSDLTADLSNLGYLEALGNDPGSPFLPSDSEILLDSPEPDDIVEEFFVDSVAGPCSQSDEEAS
- the LOC119982716 gene encoding uncharacterized protein LOC119982716 isoform X7; the protein is MTTFQEIQSSTEVSHESQSEQQNNHSEEPPLADSGSVSASSNDNRKVSHQDIEIVQNLIERCLQLYMNRDEVVKTLLTRARIDPGFTTLVWQKLEEENADFFQAYYIRLKLKKQILLFNHLLEHQFHLMKFPVPPKVPLAPIQNGIHPMPFCSAVNNMPMGYPVLRQPPIPAPGQPHIDSTSCEISSCHVVNGVPAPGNFQPIRMNSENEMMMDTSAAEIAPVISPSNVMSEMSVSPTSAASGGHFPFTASDMSGMRVDTSALDTIFTSDVASSVGLQLGPDGGAGNSRDFLRSLDQIQWNFSLSDLTADLSNLGYLEALGNDPGSPFLPSDSEILLDSPEPDDIVEEFFVDSVAGPCSQSDEEAS
- the LOC119982716 gene encoding uncharacterized protein LOC119982716 isoform X3, with the translated sequence MSIWPRLNRLNYRTAATELQPWNIQVKQGDANSNLAGMTTFQNTQEIQSSTEVSHESQSEQQNNHSEEPPLADSGSVSASSNDNRKVSHQDIEIVQNLIERCLQLYMNRDEVVKTLLTRARIDPGFTTLVWQKLEEENADFFQAYYIRLKLKKQILLFNHLLEHQFHLMKFPVPPKVPLAPIQNGIHPMPFNNMPMGYPVLRQPPIPAPGQPHIDSTSCEISSCHVVNGVPAPGNFQPIRMNSENEMMMDTSAAEIAPVISPSNVMSEMSVSPTSAASGGHFPFTASDMSGMRVDTSALDTIFTSDVASSVGLQLGPDGGAGNSRDFLRSLDQIQWNFSLSDLTADLSNLGYLEALGNDPGSPFLPSDSEILLDSPEPDDIVEEFFVDSVAGPCSQSDEEAS
- the LOC119982716 gene encoding uncharacterized protein LOC119982716 isoform X1, whose protein sequence is MSIWPRLNRLNYRTAATELQPWNIQVKQGDANSNLAGMTTFQNTQEIQSSTEVSHESQSEQQNNHSEEPPLADSGSVSASSNDNRKVSHQDIEIVQNLIERCLQLYMNRDEVVKTLLTRARIDPGFTTLVWQKLEEENADFFQAYYIRLKLKKQILLFNHLLEHQFHLMKFPVPPKVPLAPIQNGIHPMPFCSAVNNMPMGYPVLRQPPIPAPGQPHIDSTSCEISSCHVVNGVPAPGNFQPIRMNSENEMMMDTSAAEIAPVISPSNVMSEMSVSPTSAASGGHFPFTASDMSGMRVDTSALDTIFTSDVASSVGLQLGPDGGAGNSRDFLRSLDQIQWNFSLSDLTADLSNLGYLEALGNDPGSPFLPSDSEILLDSPEPDDIVEEFFVDSVAGPCSQSDEEAS
- the LOC119982716 gene encoding uncharacterized protein LOC119982716 isoform X2, giving the protein MSIWPRLNRLNYRTAATELQPWNIQVKQGDANSNLAGMTTFQEIQSSTEVSHESQSEQQNNHSEEPPLADSGSVSASSNDNRKVSHQDIEIVQNLIERCLQLYMNRDEVVKTLLTRARIDPGFTTLVWQKLEEENADFFQAYYIRLKLKKQILLFNHLLEHQFHLMKFPVPPKVPLAPIQNGIHPMPFCSAVNNMPMGYPVLRQPPIPAPGQPHIDSTSCEISSCHVVNGVPAPGNFQPIRMNSENEMMMDTSAAEIAPVISPSNVMSEMSVSPTSAASGGHFPFTASDMSGMRVDTSALDTIFTSDVASSVGLQLGPDGGAGNSRDFLRSLDQIQWNFSLSDLTADLSNLGYLEALGNDPGSPFLPSDSEILLDSPEPDDIVEEFFVDSVAGPCSQSDEEAS
- the LOC119982716 gene encoding uncharacterized protein LOC119982716 isoform X4, whose product is MSIWPRLNRLNYRTAATELQPWNIQVKQGDANSNLAGMTTFQNTQEIQSSTEVSHESQSEQQNNHSEEPPLADSGSVSASSNDNRKVSHQDIEIVQNLIERCLQLYMNRDEVVKTLLTRARIDPGFTTLVCSAVNNMPMGYPVLRQPPIPAPGQPHIDSTSCEISSCHVVNGVPAPGNFQPIRMNSENEMMMDTSAAEIAPVISPSNVMSEMSVSPTSAASGGHFPFTASDMSGMRVDTSALDTIFTSDVASSVGLQLGPDGGAGNSRDFLRSLDQIQWNFSLSDLTADLSNLGYLEALGNDPGSPFLPSDSEILLDSPEPDDIVEEFFVDSVAGPCSQSDEEAS